In Belonocnema kinseyi isolate 2016_QV_RU_SX_M_011 chromosome 4, B_treatae_v1, whole genome shotgun sequence, a single window of DNA contains:
- the LOC117171535 gene encoding venom allergen 3-like isoform X1 yields MVVVCSIFSVLILAVLKFSDASDYCNIRTCIAGTHTMCLFQIPVPLCPAYGFGLTGQEKQAILSHHNELRRRVAAGMETQGSPGPQPPTKFMPDLAWDNELAIIAQTLADTCKFEHDKCRDVERFPVGQNIASIASTEPNFSPDLTRLVQMWYDEVKLFNGQDVSEYSFNPAVGHYTQLVWAKSLYVGCGVVKYSEGGLNKVYLVCNYGPAGNVLGEEIYEVC; encoded by the exons ATGGTTGTGGTCTGTagtattttttctgttttgatcCTGGCAGTATTAAAATTCTCCGATGCCTCTGATTACTGCAATATTCGCACATGCATAGCAGGAACTCATACTATGTGTCTTTTCCag attCCTGTACCTCTATGTCCAGCATACGGTTTTGGATTAACTGGTCAAGAAAAGCAGGCTATTTTGTCTCATCACAATGAACTGAGAAGAAGAGTAGCTGCTGGAATGGAAACTCAAGGAAGTCCAGGTCCACAACCACCTACAAAATTCATGCCCGATCTT GCATGGGACAATGAACTTGCAATAATAGCACAAACATTAGCTGATACCTGTAAATTCGAACATGATAAATGTCGAGATGTTG agagaTTCCCAGTTGGTCAAAACATCGCCTCTATTGCATCTACCGAACCAAATTTTTCTCCTGACTTAACAAGGCTTGTGCAGATGTGGTATGACGAAGTCAAATTATTCAACGGACAAGATGTTTCGGAATATAG ctTCAATCCAGCAGTTGGTCACTATACACAGTTGGTTTGGGCCAAGAGCCTTTACGTAGGTTGTGGTGTGGTCAAGTACAGTGAAGGAGGATTAAACAAAGTTTATTTAGTTTGCAATTATGGGCCAGCTGGAAATGTCCTTGGCGAAGAAATATACGAAGTTTGCTAA
- the LOC117171535 gene encoding venom allergen 3-like isoform X2, protein MCLFQIPVPLCPAYGFGLTGQEKQAILSHHNELRRRVAAGMETQGSPGPQPPTKFMPDLAWDNELAIIAQTLADTCKFEHDKCRDVERFPVGQNIASIASTEPNFSPDLTRLVQMWYDEVKLFNGQDVSEYSFNPAVGHYTQLVWAKSLYVGCGVVKYSEGGLNKVYLVCNYGPAGNVLGEEIYEVC, encoded by the exons ATGTGTCTTTTCCag attCCTGTACCTCTATGTCCAGCATACGGTTTTGGATTAACTGGTCAAGAAAAGCAGGCTATTTTGTCTCATCACAATGAACTGAGAAGAAGAGTAGCTGCTGGAATGGAAACTCAAGGAAGTCCAGGTCCACAACCACCTACAAAATTCATGCCCGATCTT GCATGGGACAATGAACTTGCAATAATAGCACAAACATTAGCTGATACCTGTAAATTCGAACATGATAAATGTCGAGATGTTG agagaTTCCCAGTTGGTCAAAACATCGCCTCTATTGCATCTACCGAACCAAATTTTTCTCCTGACTTAACAAGGCTTGTGCAGATGTGGTATGACGAAGTCAAATTATTCAACGGACAAGATGTTTCGGAATATAG ctTCAATCCAGCAGTTGGTCACTATACACAGTTGGTTTGGGCCAAGAGCCTTTACGTAGGTTGTGGTGTGGTCAAGTACAGTGAAGGAGGATTAAACAAAGTTTATTTAGTTTGCAATTATGGGCCAGCTGGAAATGTCCTTGGCGAAGAAATATACGAAGTTTGCTAA